ATGACCAGGTCATTGGTAATGTCAATGGGATAAGGCGCATCGTAACCTGCTATCCAGAAACCGCATTCAAAGTGTTCCACCCATATATCGTGTATACGGGAGCCGGTACCATAGGTTCCCATGAAACCTTTATACGTCTTGTACATTTCGCCAGGCAGTCGCGGATTGGCTTCGTCATATTTCAGACGGTCATTGTTGATCGTGCTGAGTGTAAAATTAGAGATCTCTACATTACTGGCCCGGCCCATAAAGCCGCCATAGAATTGTTTGTCGGTGGAGAAATAAACTTCGGTGTACCAGATCCCGGCACCCTGGATCTTCATGTTGCTGACATTCAGCGCGAGCTTGTCGCTCAGCAGGAAGCGACCCGCCGGAATGTACACATGTTTACTTTGTGCAGCAGCTGCTGCGATACAGGCGTTGAAAGCGGCAAAGTCGTCCGTCTGGTCATTGGCAACTGCGCCATAGTCGGTGACAGACAGAAAATTGGCCGGCATGGTCAATGCCGCCGGCACCGGTTCCAGTTCCACAAAGTCGAGCCCATAAGTGATGGCGTCATTGTTGTCCTTACGGATACTCAGTTTGTCGCCTGCATTCAGAGCCGCATCCAGTCTGAAGTGTACTTCGTCAAAACGCATAAATGTCTTGCCGCCGGGTGTCTGCACCGGATCTGCATCAGGAAAATACTGGTACGCCCAGTAGGAGGAGAGATTGATGGTGCGTACTTTCACACCGTTGACATACAGACCCAGGCTACCAGTACGGCCGGCACCGGTATTGTCGTCCGGCATCGTGAATCGCAGGTTGACGCCTTGCGCGGCCTGCGAGAGTGTCCATTCAACACCAGCGCCGTTAGTGGCCAGGCTGACATACTTCTGGTCAGAAGCCTCTGAGGCGATCTGTGTCTGAATGAACTGGGGCGATTGCTCCAGGGAAGCACCACCATCAAGTGCTGCATTTTCTGCTTCATAACGGGTGTAGGGCAACTGGTATGCGCCACGGGGTAAACCATCGCTTTGCGCCAGCAGGACCTTACTTTGCATCAGTAACAGTAAAAAGCATATCATCAGACGCCAGCGTGGAATAATGCACCGGCGTCTGAGCCGGGCAGGACGGACCTGCGTAATGGACGCGGAATGTGCCGCATTTGAGGGAAAAGAAGCGGGTTTTCTCATATAGAAGGTATTTAGAGACAGGAATTCTTCCAGGAGTGGCTCAGGATCAACAACGTGGTAATATTTTTCATCCGTGGTAATGTCAAAGGAAAAGAAGTCGGCTGAAATGGGCAAGTAATACGGAGAAAATATAGAAAATACGGCGGCTTTATGAAGGTGGTGCCGTTTTAATGTGTTCATCTGCAATCTGATATGGATATATGAACAGCTTCATTGATATAGGCCGTTTCAGCTGATTTATCGGGATGAACAAGGTTTTACGCCTTTTTAGAGGGCTCTTTTTTCCGTGGATATTTTGTTTAATTTAGCGGTACTATGAAATACCTGTACCATGGAAATTAAAGCTCATTTCTCCCGGATCGGATACATACTGTTAGGCGTATGGGTGCTATTGTTCTTCGTCATGATATTCCTGGAATACAGTCCGGCTGTCATGTTCATTTATGTAGCGCTATCCGTGTTCATCACCGGGGTCAAACCGTTTACCTATTCTATCTTACTGGAAAAAGACAGGGTAACGATCGTATGGTATAAGTATTTCATCAAAAGGAGGATTGTCCGCGATATCCAGTCGGTGACGATGGATGTCGTTTACATCCGCTCAAGCGGCGAACCGGACGATGCCGTACTCAAGATCTTTGCTGGCCCCAACTGTATTCACCGGGCATTTGCCAACCAGGGATTTGAAGAGGCTGATTTCCGGAAACTGATCGTAAAGCTGGAGAAATTTAAGATCAGCCGACAGGTTGTTTAACATAAAAAAGCGTTAGTCCCGTAACATACTCAATGACACTAGGCACCAGATATACACAGAGGGATCACATTAAAGGCCTGCTCATCGCAGCAACGATCATCGCCGCGTTGCTTTTTTTTCTAAAAGGCCGGTATTTTCTTAAAACAGGTATTTCTTTCAATATCAACTATTTATGTACTACCGGGTGGTAATGAAGGCTACCTGAGTATGTTTCAGGTACGTTTGAGATTCGCTTAAGTAGGCTTTCTCTTACGTTTCTCTTACGTTTTAAAACGTAAGAGAAACGTAAGAGAAAGCCTACTTAAGCGAACCTTGTCTTAATACAGAAAAACTTTACAGTTTTATTATGGAAGATCAGGATTGACTTTACAACTATTTCTAATTTCAGTTTGGACTTTACGGGTCAATACCCGAACATTGATCCAAAGCTTCCACTGAAACCTGTTAACACTGTACGACAAACCCGGCTTATGACGCCAAAACAACCCTTCGTGATGCGAAACCAACGCCTCGTCTGCTTTGTTCAGCTCCGTGTCGAAATCCTTGCTAATATTGTGTGATGAATGACAGCCAAAGGGCAGCATCCATAACTGGACTGGGGCATCCTGTTACACCTGACAACTGTTGCAACAAATGCCTGGGGTGCATTTGGAGTGATGGAAACTGTGACCTTAAGTGTAGTGAAAATAAACCTGCTTGATGGACGGGTTTGTCGTTCAACACTTACATAGCTTAAAACGTCGTCCTCAACAGGATATACGATTCAACAATGAATAAACCATGGAAGGAAAGAAAATAGTGATTATCGATCCACAGCATGACTTTACCGCATTAGAAGGTTTTTATGCGATAAAGCATAAAGCCATCCACCAGATGCGGGATGCCCTGCAACGAATCAACAACCTGCTCGCACGAACTGATAAAGATGCTATTATGATCCTTCGTTCCGACTACAGGCCGGACCAGTTTGCCCCCGGACAATCCATTTGTCTGCCAGGTACTACCGGTAATCAGATCGATCGTGACCTCGCTGTTGACCCAACGTACACATTTATCACCAAAACGGAACACAGCGCATTTAAGGCCACCGCCTTTACAGACTATCTGAAAGCAACAAAAACAACAACGCTTTTCATCTGTGGATTCCTTGCGGAATATTGTGTCAGACAGACAGCACTGGACGCATTACAAGGAGGCTATACAGTTTATCTGGTGGAGGACTGTATCGGAACAGGAGACGATGTACAACAGAGAAGGATGGATATGATTGAAGAATTACAGGAGAAAGGAGCGAGAATGATAAACAGTACTGCGCTATGACGTATACTAACCTCCATTGGTAGCCGTGCATAATTACATCAGGTCTTTATAATCTTAACACAATTGCGCTGGTTAAAATCCGGAAGTCAGAAGGAAACAACGGGCCTTATCTCATTGAAGCGCCCTAAACGTTTGATAGGTGTAACAGCATTCCCCATTTCAAAACATTTGATAACGCTCCATCGCACGTCCCGCAAAGGGGACACAGCCTGTAGTTCCTTCTGCCTTCGCTAGAGCACCTTAAGCAACACCAAAAAAACAACACCCAATAACACCCGTTGCTCCCTGCCAAAAAACCCTAAAATAAATAACTGTAATTTTGACAATTATATTATATTCATCCTGAATTTCACCGTTAGCATGAAAAACACCGGGAGTACTGACCGGTATAGACCTCTAGTGTAATTAACAAACCTCGGAAAAAACACAACAAAACCCAACGTTATGAAAACGCTCTACACACTTGTAGTGCTGTTGCTCTTTGCCTGTATTCCAGGCTTCGCGCAACAGACTGCCCCAGTCACTTACGCAGGAACAGTAACAGATTCAACAGGCATTCCTATCCCCGGAGCAACCGTATCCGTGAGGAACAGTAACAAGGGAGTGGTCACCAAGAATGATGGTTCCTTTACAATCCAGGCCACGCCCGGCAGCACACTCTTTGTCAGTATTGTAGGCTTCCAGACCAAAGAACTCGTCTTAGGCAGCGACACGAAATTGCAGGTGACCGTCACCTCGCAGGCCAGTAACCTGACCGACATCGTTGTAGTAGGTTATGGTGTCCAGCGAAAGGCATCTGTTACGGGGGCTGTAAGTACCCTTAAATCGGAAGATCTTGTGAGAACACCTGCCAGCACTACCTCGGCGGCGTTGGTGGGAAAAATGCCCGGTATAACGGCCCGCGCTACCGACTCCCGTCCCGGTAATGGTACCAATATCCAGATCCGTAACCTGGGTACGCCATTGTATGTTATTGACGGTGTGCCCTACACCGGTAGTACCGCTACTACAGGATTCGGATTTACTACC
The DNA window shown above is from Chitinophaga agri and carries:
- a CDS encoding cysteine hydrolase family protein, with the protein product MEGKKIVIIDPQHDFTALEGFYAIKHKAIHQMRDALQRINNLLARTDKDAIMILRSDYRPDQFAPGQSICLPGTTGNQIDRDLAVDPTYTFITKTEHSAFKATAFTDYLKATKTTTLFICGFLAEYCVRQTALDALQGGYTVYLVEDCIGTGDDVQQRRMDMIEELQEKGARMINSTAL